One window of the Oncorhynchus mykiss isolate Arlee chromosome 5, USDA_OmykA_1.1, whole genome shotgun sequence genome contains the following:
- the LOC110524356 gene encoding cysteine-rich motor neuron 1 protein, giving the protein MMFRSLSEELKLSSSLCFGTASWVIDNRAMVWFYLGLWVFLLGCSPSQLHGQVILGKGEVCGGAVEGQCDTNLTCVSVKPADKEQTPSAGLCSPPLAPGCVPCSGVLCPHARRVCPGGHVTEPCGCCPQCARQMGQVCGGPHWEKGYCDRDLTCTLFTGRSPARPPHTGVCKVLHGHQADPLADPLCPWMWGCNVRAGACDCYSLQTCHAAFSYHSLDQCLKTMRGDELWSEMEEQGEHTCVEWGCELQGSQCVCMERSCYSPTPLFSEDTCENMLQRARCSNVNCPEVQVPSCPADSFLTEPYIPHGQCCPLVPAICTCNFDKCPLAPPTCPPGQQVHGVESRDGLPGACCHQYQCV; this is encoded by the exons ATGATGTTCAGAAGTCTCTCAGAGGAACTGAAGCTCTCTTCGAGCCTATGCTTTGGTACGGCAAGTTGGGTTATTGATAACAGAGCAATGGTTTGGTTTTATCTTGGGCTCTGGGTGTTCTTGTTGGGGTGTAGCCCCTCACAGCTGCATGGGCAGGTTATTCTAGGTAAGGGGGAAGTGTGTGGAGGGGCAGTGGAGGGCCAGTGTGACACCAACCTCACATGTGTGTCTGTGAAGCCCGCTGACAAGGAGCAAACACCCAGTGCTGGACTCTGCAGCC CTCCCCTTGCCCCAGGCTGTGTGCCATGCTCTGGAGTGCTGTGTCCCCATGCCAGGCGAGTCTGCCCTGGGGGACATGTCACTGAGCCGTGTGGCTGCTGCCCACAGTGTGCCCGTCAGATGGGCCAGGTGTGTGGAGGCCCCCACTGGGAGAAAGGCTACTGTGATAGAGACCTCACCTGCACCCTGTTCACCGGACGCAGCCCTGCCAGACCCCCACACACCGGCGTGTGCAAAG TGTTACATGGGCATCAGGCAGACCCCCTGGCAGACCCCCTATGCCCCTGGATGTGGGGCTGCAACGTCAGGGCAGGGGCCTGTGACTGCTACTCCCTACAGACTTGCCACGCTGCCTTCTCCTATCACAGTTTGGACCAATGTCTCAAAACAATGAGAG GGGATGAGCTCTGGAGTGAGATGGAGGAACAAGGGGAGCATACATGTGTGGAATGGGGCTGTGAGTTGCAGGgaagccagtgtgtgtgtatggagaggAGCTGCTACTCACCCACACCATTATTCTCTGAAGACACCTGTGAAAACATGCTGC AGAGAGCTCGCTGCAGCAATGTTAACTGCCCTGAGGTCCAAGTCCCTTCCTGCCCTGCTGATTCCTTCCTCACTGAGCCTTACATTCCTCATGGCCAATGCTGCCCTCTGGTGCCAGCTATCTGCACATGCAACTTCGATAAATGCCCGTTGGCACCCCCGACCTGTCCTCCTGGCCAGCAAGTCCACGGTGTGGAGAGCAGGGATGGTCTTCCAGGGGCTTGTTGCCACCAGTACCAGTGTGTGTAG
- the sec22bb gene encoding SEC22 homolog B, vesicle trafficking protein b precursor (The RefSeq protein has 1 substitution compared to this genomic sequence): protein MVLLTMIARLADGLPLAASMQEDEQLGRDLQQYQSQAKQLFRKLNDQSPTRCTLEAGSMSFHYVIEKGVVYLVLSEASFPKKLAFAYLEDLQAEFHEQHRKKVPTVSRPYSFIEFDTYIQKTKKSYIDSRARRNLGSINTELQDVQRIMVANIEEVLQRGEALSALDSKASNLSSLSKKYRSDAKYLNTRSTYAKLAAGGVFFIMLIVYVRFWWL, encoded by the exons ATGGTGCTGCTGACAATGATCGCTCGGTTGGCGGATGGACTGCCACTTGCCGCCTCAATGCAGGAGGACGAACAG TTGGGTCGGGACCTGCAACAGTACCAGAGCCAGGCTAAACAGCTGTTCAGGAAACTGAATGACCAGAGTCCCACACGTTGCACATTAGAGGCAGGATCCATGTCCTTTCA CTACGTCATAGAAAAAGGAGTAGTTTACCTAGTGCTGTCTGAAGCAAGCTTTCCCAAAAAACTTGCCTTTGCTTACCTGGAAGACCTGCAGGCAGAGTTCCATGAACAGCACGGGAAGAAGGTCCCCACTGTGTCCCGGCCGTACTCCTTCATTGAGTTTG ACACCTACATTCAGAAGACCAAGAAGTCCTACATAGACAGCCGAGCCCGTAGGAACCTGGGCAGCATCAACACAGAGCTGCAGGACGTCCAGAGGATCATGGTGGCCAACATTGAGGAAGTATTGCAACGAGGGGAGGCCTTGTCTG CTCTGGACTCCAAGGCCAGTAATCTGTCCAGCCTGTCAAAGAAGTACAGAAGCGATGCCAAGTACCTGAACACTCGTTCCACCTATGCTAAGCTGGCTGCAGGCGGGGTCTTCTTCATTATGCTTATCGTCTATGTCCGCTTCTGGtggctctga
- the sec22bb gene encoding vesicle-trafficking protein SEC22b-B isoform X1 yields the protein MVLLTMIARLADGLPLAASMQEDEQGSEKLGRDLQQYQSQAKQLFRKLNDQSPTRCTLEAGSMSFHYVIEKGVVYLVLSEASFPKKLAFAYLEDLQAEFHEQHGKKVPTVSRPYSFIEFDTYIQKTKKSYIDSRARRNLGSINTELQDVQRIMVANIEEVLQRGEALSALDSKASNLSSLSKKYRSDAKYLNTRSTYAKLAAGGVFFIMLIVYVRFWWL from the exons ATGGTGCTGCTGACAATGATCGCTCGGTTGGCGGATGGACTGCCACTTGCCGCCTCAATGCAGGAGGACGAACAG GGAAGTGAGAAG TTGGGTCGGGACCTGCAACAGTACCAGAGCCAGGCTAAACAGCTGTTCAGGAAACTGAATGACCAGAGTCCCACACGTTGCACATTAGAGGCAGGATCCATGTCCTTTCA CTACGTCATAGAAAAAGGAGTAGTTTACCTAGTGCTGTCTGAAGCAAGCTTTCCCAAAAAACTTGCCTTTGCTTACCTGGAAGACCTGCAGGCAGAGTTCCATGAACAGCACGGGAAGAAGGTCCCCACTGTGTCCCGGCCGTACTCCTTCATTGAGTTTG ACACCTACATTCAGAAGACCAAGAAGTCCTACATAGACAGCCGAGCCCGTAGGAACCTGGGCAGCATCAACACAGAGCTGCAGGACGTCCAGAGGATCATGGTGGCCAACATTGAGGAAGTATTGCAACGAGGGGAGGCCTTGTCTG CTCTGGACTCCAAGGCCAGTAATCTGTCCAGCCTGTCAAAGAAGTACAGAAGCGATGCCAAGTACCTGAACACTCGTTCCACCTATGCTAAGCTGGCTGCAGGCGGGGTCTTCTTCATTATGCTTATCGTCTATGTCCGCTTCTGGtggctctga